A region from the Aegilops tauschii subsp. strangulata cultivar AL8/78 chromosome 5, Aet v6.0, whole genome shotgun sequence genome encodes:
- the LOC109731872 gene encoding bHLH transcription factor RHL1 isoform X2, with protein sequence MQPTAREMQAMAAAGQISLDDLRSGHAGAGNGAGGGVHDDFLDQMFGSLPPSAWHDLAAGTKPEDGGQGEGMQQQQQLFGGPYDDSVMLASRLRQHQISGGPGGAAASAKQMVLQQLADLRQGHHNNMLLQGMGRSPSIGGGGGEGGLLLPLTLGNGGSGGDVQALLKAAANSAGGDAGVFGGFAGSLQQQQHFQPHPQQTAPMPSQTFGGVGGAPGGGAQPQQQAGGGGVGGAPAPPRQRVRARRGQATDPHSIAERLRRERIAERMKALQELVPNANKTDKASMLDEIIDYVKFLQLQVKVLSMSRLGGAAAVAPLVADMSSEGRGGAAAGAADGSDGLTVTEQQVAKLMEEDMGAAMQYLQGKGLCLMPVSLASAISSATCQLRPPAAAAGGPFTAAQHMSAAMRMGVGDGGVPASPSMSVLTAQSAMANGGGACANDGEGSHPKDAASVSKP encoded by the exons ATGCAGCCGACGGCCCGGGAAATGCAAGCCATGGCCGCCGCCGGCCAGATCTCCCTCGACGACCTGCGCAGCGGCCACGCGGGGGCCGGCAatggcgccggcggcggcgtgCACGACGACTTCCTCGACCAGATGTTCGGCAGCCTGCCGCCCTCCGCCTGGCACGACCTTGCCGCCGGGACCAAGCCCGAGGACGGAGGGCAGGGCGAGGggatgcagcagcagcagcagctgttTGGGGGCCCGTACGACGACTCGGTGATGCTGGCGTCGCGGCTCCGGCAGCACCAGATTAGCGGCGGCCCTGGCGGCGCGGCCGCCTCCGCGAAGCAGATGGTGCTGCAGCAGCTCGCCGATCTGAGGCAGGGCCACCACAACAACATGCTCCTCCAGGGCATGGGCCGCTCGCCGtccatcggcggcggcggcggggagggcggcctGCTGCTCCCACTCACCCTCGGCAACGGCGGATCGGGCGGCGACGTGCAGGCCCTGCTGAAAGCCGCCGCCAATTCCGCC GGAGGGGACGCCGGCGTCTTCGGCGGCTTCGCCGGATCGCTCCAGCAACAGCAACATTTCCAGCCACATCCACAG CAAACGGCGCCCATGCCGAGCCAGACCTTTGGCGGAGTAGGAGGTGCTCCCGGCGGCGGGGCGCAACCACAACAACAAGCCGGGGGAGGAGGAGTCGGCGGCGCGCCGGCGCCGCCGAGGCAGCGGGTGCGCGCGCGGCGAGGCCAGGCCACCGACCCACACAGCATCGCGGAGCGA CTTCGCCGGGAGAGGATCGCCGAGAGGATGAAGGCCCTTCAAGAACTGGTGCCCAACGCCAACAAG ACGGACAAGGCGTCGATGCTGGACGAGATCATCGACTACGTCAAGTTCCTGCAGCTCCAAGTCAAG GTGCTGAGCATGAGCCGGCTGGGCGGCGCCGCTGCCGTCGCGCCGCTCGTGGCCGACATGTCCTCGGAG GGGCGAGGCGGCGCGGCCGCCGGAGCGGCGGACGGGAGCGACGGCCTGACGGTGACGGAGCAGCAGGTGGCCAAGCTGATGGAGGAGGACATGGGCGCCGCCATGCAGTACCTGCAGGGGAAGGGCCTCTGCCTCATGCCCGTCTCCCTCGCCTCCGCCATCTCCTCCGCCACGTGCCAGCTCCGCCCCCCGGCCGCTGCGGCCGGGGGCCCCTTCACCGCCGCGCAGCACATGAGCGCCGCGATGCGCATGGgcgtcggcgacggcggcgtgccGGCGTCGCCGAGCATGTCCGTGCTCACGGCGCAGTCGGCCATGGCCAACGGCGGAGGCGCGTGCGCCAACGACGGCGAGGGGTCGCATCCCAAGGACGCCGCGTCCGTCTCCAAGCCGTGA
- the LOC109731872 gene encoding bHLH transcription factor RHL1 isoform X1 → MQPTAREMQAMAAAGQISLDDLRSGHAGAGNGAGGGVHDDFLDQMFGSLPPSAWHDLAAGTKPEDGGQGEGMQQQQQLFGGPYDDSVMLASRLRQHQISGGPGGAAASAKQMVLQQLADLRQGHHNNMLLQGMGRSPSIGGGGGEGGLLLPLTLGNGGSGGDVQALLKAAANSAGGDAGVFGGFAGSLQQQQHFQPHPQQQTAPMPSQTFGGVGGAPGGGAQPQQQAGGGGVGGAPAPPRQRVRARRGQATDPHSIAERLRRERIAERMKALQELVPNANKTDKASMLDEIIDYVKFLQLQVKVLSMSRLGGAAAVAPLVADMSSEGRGGAAAGAADGSDGLTVTEQQVAKLMEEDMGAAMQYLQGKGLCLMPVSLASAISSATCQLRPPAAAAGGPFTAAQHMSAAMRMGVGDGGVPASPSMSVLTAQSAMANGGGACANDGEGSHPKDAASVSKP, encoded by the exons ATGCAGCCGACGGCCCGGGAAATGCAAGCCATGGCCGCCGCCGGCCAGATCTCCCTCGACGACCTGCGCAGCGGCCACGCGGGGGCCGGCAatggcgccggcggcggcgtgCACGACGACTTCCTCGACCAGATGTTCGGCAGCCTGCCGCCCTCCGCCTGGCACGACCTTGCCGCCGGGACCAAGCCCGAGGACGGAGGGCAGGGCGAGGggatgcagcagcagcagcagctgttTGGGGGCCCGTACGACGACTCGGTGATGCTGGCGTCGCGGCTCCGGCAGCACCAGATTAGCGGCGGCCCTGGCGGCGCGGCCGCCTCCGCGAAGCAGATGGTGCTGCAGCAGCTCGCCGATCTGAGGCAGGGCCACCACAACAACATGCTCCTCCAGGGCATGGGCCGCTCGCCGtccatcggcggcggcggcggggagggcggcctGCTGCTCCCACTCACCCTCGGCAACGGCGGATCGGGCGGCGACGTGCAGGCCCTGCTGAAAGCCGCCGCCAATTCCGCC GGAGGGGACGCCGGCGTCTTCGGCGGCTTCGCCGGATCGCTCCAGCAACAGCAACATTTCCAGCCACATCCACAG CAGCAAACGGCGCCCATGCCGAGCCAGACCTTTGGCGGAGTAGGAGGTGCTCCCGGCGGCGGGGCGCAACCACAACAACAAGCCGGGGGAGGAGGAGTCGGCGGCGCGCCGGCGCCGCCGAGGCAGCGGGTGCGCGCGCGGCGAGGCCAGGCCACCGACCCACACAGCATCGCGGAGCGA CTTCGCCGGGAGAGGATCGCCGAGAGGATGAAGGCCCTTCAAGAACTGGTGCCCAACGCCAACAAG ACGGACAAGGCGTCGATGCTGGACGAGATCATCGACTACGTCAAGTTCCTGCAGCTCCAAGTCAAG GTGCTGAGCATGAGCCGGCTGGGCGGCGCCGCTGCCGTCGCGCCGCTCGTGGCCGACATGTCCTCGGAG GGGCGAGGCGGCGCGGCCGCCGGAGCGGCGGACGGGAGCGACGGCCTGACGGTGACGGAGCAGCAGGTGGCCAAGCTGATGGAGGAGGACATGGGCGCCGCCATGCAGTACCTGCAGGGGAAGGGCCTCTGCCTCATGCCCGTCTCCCTCGCCTCCGCCATCTCCTCCGCCACGTGCCAGCTCCGCCCCCCGGCCGCTGCGGCCGGGGGCCCCTTCACCGCCGCGCAGCACATGAGCGCCGCGATGCGCATGGgcgtcggcgacggcggcgtgccGGCGTCGCCGAGCATGTCCGTGCTCACGGCGCAGTCGGCCATGGCCAACGGCGGAGGCGCGTGCGCCAACGACGGCGAGGGGTCGCATCCCAAGGACGCCGCGTCCGTCTCCAAGCCGTGA